CTGGATCAATCCCTTGGCGCTGGCGCTGTTCACGTCGACGGAATACTTCTTCGCGAGGTTGCCGAAGTCGTCCGGAGCGGCGGTCGCTTCCGCGAGCACCTTTTCGGCGGTCGGGCGATCGTTGAAGGCGATCAGGCGGCATTGCACGGCCGGGCCGAATTGCGTTTCATACGCTTGCGCGAGCTCTTGTTCGGTCGGTTGAATCTTCGCGGCCGCGATCATCCGCAGCGCTACGGTCGGCCACACGATATCGTTGGCGTATTGCTGCGGCGAGATGCCCCGTTCGTTTTGCAGCATCTTGAGCCATTCGTCTTTCGGAACCGCGAAGCGCTCGGCGGTGCGGTCGATTTCATCGGCGACCTGTTGCTTCGTCACGACGATTTGATGCGCCGTGCAGTAGTCGGCGATCAAGGTCTTATTCACCACGCTTTCCAAGATCGATTCGCCGAACAATCGCAAGCATTCCTGCGCGAGCTCGGGCCGTGTGATGCGCACGCCGTTGACGAGCGCCGCCACGTCCGATTGCGTCTGCGGAGACATTCCCGCCGGGAGCGGGCCGGGCACGGTCGTCGAGTCCGCGGCCGGGGCTTGAGCCGCCGCCGGTTCGGGCCCTGTCGTCGAGCGCAAGGCGAAGCAGAGCGCCAAGATCGCCGCGACGGCCGCGAGGGCGATCAGACGACGAGGCCAAGTGCCGAGAGCGTTCCAAAACTTCCGCGCATCCGTGCCGCTCATAACCGTCTCCCTGATCTTCGGCAATCCATGCCTAAACGTGATCGCGACGCCGGAGCGCCGACCTATGCGGGGCGAAGTATAGAACCGCCCGCAAAATCGGGTCAAGCTCGCTTCTGAAGCGAAAATCCGGCGAATGCGCGAAAACAGCGAGAAAAATCGGAGTGCCGGCACGCGAGAAGGTGCCGAACCTCACGCCCACCGCGCTGGCCTACTTCTCGGCGAGCCAAGCGCGGGCCGCGTCGGCGCGGTTCGTGATCAGGCCGTCGAGGCCGGCAGCGACGAGTTCGCGGGCGCGGGCCGGTTCGTTAACCGTCCAACTCCAGACCTTCACGCCGAGCTCATGTGCGGCGCGAATCCCTGCCGCGTCGAGGTCGCGCTGGTTCCAGCCGATCACGCGCGGGGCGATCTCGCGAATTTTCGCGAGCTTCTCCGCATCGAGTTCCCGTTCTCCCAACAGGCCGGTCGGCAGGTTCGGCTCGAGCTTGCGCACCTCGGCGATGAACGACCAGTCGAACGCCTGCACGATCACTCGATCCAATACTTTCTTCTCGTTCAACAGCTTCACGAGCGCCGCGGCATCACCGTCTTTCCGCTCGATCATCAGGCCCGCCTTCGGGCAGACCAAGTCGATCGCTTCGCTCAGCGTCGGCAATCGCGTGCCGGCGAACTTCGGGGAGAACCATGTGCCCGCATCGAGCTCGCGCAGCTCGGCCGCCGTCTTCCGGCCGATCGGCGTTCCGTCTTGGCCGAAGCGAGTGCGGGAGTTCGTCGTCCGGTCGAGTTTCTCGTCGTGAATGACCGTGAGAACGCCGTCGGACGAATGACGATAATCGAGCTCGACGAAGTCGGGCTTGTGATCGAGCGCCGCTGCAAAACCGGGGAGCGAATTCTCCGGCGCGGCTTCCGGCAACCCGCGATGGGCGATGACGAGCGTCTTCGGCAGGCGCAACAGTTCGTCGACCGAAAGAAGCGGAGC
This window of the Planctomycetia bacterium genome carries:
- a CDS encoding glycerophosphodiester phosphodiesterase, yielding MSIDTANAAHAPLLSVDELLRLPKTLVIAHRGLPEAAPENSLPGFAAALDHKPDFVELDYRHSSDGVLTVIHDEKLDRTTNSRTRFGQDGTPIGRKTAAELRELDAGTWFSPKFAGTRLPTLSEAIDLVCPKAGLMIERKDGDAAALVKLLNEKKVLDRVIVQAFDWSFIAEVRKLEPNLPTGLLGERELDAEKLAKIREIAPRVIGWNQRDLDAAGIRAAHELGVKVWSWTVNEPARARELVAAGLDGLITNRADAARAWLAEK